The Candidatus Desulfofervidus auxilii DNA segment AGGTGAAGCTCCTGTCTCCAGTGAGAAAAAAGGCCAAAACACAAAAGGAATTATTTAATATTCAAATAAAGTTGAAATGAAATTAATAACTCAATTTAGATACTTACTTAAAAACAAAGAAAAAAGATATCTAATCATAGTGATTTCTTTGGTTTTTCTGGGAGTAATTATTTTCCATATCAAATGGGTTTTACCTCTTCAGACAGAAATTAATATTTTAAGAGAAAAAATAAACTCTAAAAAGGCACTCATCCAAAAATATAATGAACAGATTAGCTATTATAAACCCAAGCTTTCTTCCCTTAAGAAGGAGTTGAGAGAATTAAAAATAGAGAGGGAAAAATGGTTTTCGGCACAGGAACCTTATAAGTTAGCTGCATCCATTGAACAGAAGTTGAAACCGTTAGCAGAAGAGGGAGAGCTTGAGATAAATAATTATCAGGTTCTTGGTGAAAAAGAAAGAGAGGGATTTAAAGAGATAAGAATTCGTTTTGACCTTAAGACTCATATTAGAGGGATAACTGAACTCTTAGAGAAAATAGAAGCCCTTAAAGGAATTTACATTAGTGAATTTAGCATCACAAAGCTCCGTTATGGTATCAAAAAATATGATTTACGGGTGAGGTTAGTATGTGCAAAATTAGTCTATGGTTGATAGTATTCATTGTTATAATTTTGAGCAATTGTCCTCCTATTGTTTCTGAAGTTATTAATCAAGACCCTCCTTCAAGGCAAATAAGAGTTTCTCCTAAGGAACCCCGTCCAGAAAAAAAGGTAGAACCTTCACAAGAAAAAAAGATGCCTACAGAAAGGATAAAGAAGAAAGGAGGACCACAAAAGATTGAACTCAATTTTGAGGGAGCTCCTTTGACAGAAGTCATCCGCGTTATTTTGGGAGATTATTTAAATAAAAATTATACTGTCCAACCCAATTTGAATCCAGGTTTGACCTTGTTTATTAGAGGTAAATATACTGACACCGAATTGTTCAATTTCCTACGCCAGGCCTTAAATTTAAATAATATTGACATCATAGAAAAGGAAGGGATGTATTTTCTTGTCCGTAAAGAAAAAGCTGCTCAATTTGGATTGACTATTGTTAAAGGAAAAGAGCAGTTAGAAAAGATGAAAGAGCCAGCCATTCTTATTTATCGGCTCTCTTATATTGAGCCAGAAGTAGCTTTAAAAACCATAAAGCCCTTTCTTTCATCCGGGTCCCCTACAGTGGTAAATAAAGCCATTTCTGGAATCATTCTTGCCGATGAGGTAGAAAATATTAAGACTGCTTTAAAGCTCCTTCAGACCCTTGATAGTTTCTTATTAAAAGATGTTTATATAGAAACCATTCCCTTAAAAAATATGGATGCTGAGACAGTAGTAGAAAAGGTCAAAAATGTCTTTTCTGACTTAAGTATTTTAAAAAATAACCCTAAATTGAAGGAAAATACCTTGATTATGCCTATTGAAAAAACTAATTATGTTTTGGTGGTAACCCTTAACCCTGAGCTGCTTTCTGAACTGAAGAAATGGATAGAAGTTTTAGATAGCATCAAGATTACCGAAGAACAAAATCTCTATGTTCGTTTTATTGAAAATGGGTTGGCTAAAGACATTGCCGATATCTTAAATGAAGTTTATGAAACAGGAGTAGCAAAGATCTCTGAGAAAGCCACTGAGACAACTGCCAAAACTGAAAAGAAAAAGATTGTGGCGGCAAAGCTTCCATCTCAAGGACTACCTAGTGGACAAGTAACTGGAAAAATAAAGATTATTGCTGACGAAATAAACAATGCCTTGGTCATTTTGGCCACCCCTCAAGATTACAAAATTATAGAGAGGGCCATTAAGGCCTTAGACATTATGCCTAGAGAGGTATTGCTTGAAGTATTAGTGGCAGAAGTGAGCTTAAGAGGAAGTATAGAGCAAGGTGTTGAATGGTGGTTGAAAAAAAGGGGAGTGGATGTAGGCAGAATGGATGTTTCTTTTGGAGGAGAGCCACCTAAACCTGAGGAGTTCAAACCCTCTCAAGCCCTTTCCCTTTATTTTGGCAGTCTTTCAGAAAATGTGCTTTCACTTTTAACTTTGCTATCTGATATCTCTGAAGTGAATGTGATTGCCTCCCCTACGGTTTTGGCCATAGACCATAAAGAGGCGAAAATTACAGTAGGCGGAGAAGTGCCCACTGTTAGTTCAACAATAACTGGTATAGAAGCTACGGCTGGCCAAGTTGCTGCTAGCATCCAATATATGCCTTATGGAACAATCTTGACTGTTACTCCCCACATAAGTTCTGCAGGGGTAGTGAGGATGGAGGTAAAACAAGAATTTAGTGATGTGGCTAAGACAAAAGTGGCGGGGCAGGAAACATACGAAAAATTTACTAGAGAGGTAGAAACCAATTTGGTAGCTAAAGATGGTCAAACAGTAGTTATAGGAGGTCTTATCCGGACCAAGATAGATAAGACTAGATCCGGGATTCCTATTCTTATGGACATTCCGATTTTAAGATATTTATTTAGTTCAAATACTTACAAAAGAGAAAAAACTGAGGTTTTAATATCTATTACTCCTCATGTCATAAAAAGAGGAAAGACTGCTGTTCAAGTAAGCGAGGTATTTTTGGATAAGGTAAAAGGGCTGAAGAAACTGTTAGAAAAAAAATAAAGCTGAATACTCCAAAAGAATTTAACTTGAACATTCCCCAAAATTTAGGCGTTAATCTTTAAAAACATTCCTGTCTGCCCTGTCTGCCGACAGGCAGGCGACAGGCAGGGATGAATTAAGGATTTTTGGCGTTCCATAAGTGGAATAAGAAAAAAGCACACTTTAACTTCACCAACCTATTTATAGCTTAGCAGATTGCTCCGTTAAGCCATCAAGACCAAGCCCTTTCAGGGTGGCTTTCGCCAGTCTTGATGGCACTCCGCAATCTGCTTTTTAAAAAGTAGATTTGGTTGAAGCAAAAAAGTTTTTTCTTTAAGGGACTATTTTTCTGTCAAGCCTGTCTGCCCCTGCCCGCAGGCAGGCGGGGACAGGCAGGGAGGAGCGCAGCGAGCTGCGGAATGCAGGCGAGCCTGCCCGACCGCAGGCGGGCGAGCACTCCTTGACAGCCCCAGCTCTAAATAAAATATTTGTATGGTTGCGGTCGGTTTTTTGACCGCAACCCTTAAAAAATGTTTTTTTATAATGTTATGGCTTAAAATTAAAAACAATTTTATACTATGCGTAAGGTCAGTTACTATATTTGACCGTTTTCTTTTAAAGTTATTACTGTTTTGAAGAACTTACCTTTCTTTTTAGAAAGCCTTTAAAAATTCTGGGGAAAGTCCTAAATTTAACCCCTTGCATTTTAAAAAAGTTTGTGCTAGGGTTAGGCTGACCTCATAAGAAGATTGAGACAAAGTTGATAAGGGATATTGATTATCTTCAAAGATTATCCAAGCAGATTCGGAAAGATATTTTGATAATGCTCCATAAGGCTGGGTCAGGGCACACAGGAGGTTCACTTTCTGCTGTAGAATTGTTAATTGCTTTGTTTTGGGGTAAATTAAGGCAAGACCCTAAAAATCCCCATTGGTCAGAAAGAGACAGATTCGTTTTATCTAAAGGACACGCAGCTCCTGCCCTTTATGCTATCCTTGCTCATTTGGGTTATTTTCCTAAAGAAGAGTTATTTCACTTACGAGAGTTGGGGGCTCGGCTACAAGGTCATCCTGATTGCAAATTTACACCAGGCATAGAGGTACCAACCGGGTCTTTAGGACAGGGTTTATCTATGGCCAATGGGATGGCTATAGCTACCCGTTTGGATAAACTGTCTACTAGGGTGTATGTCCTTTTGGGTGATGGTGAGGTTCAGGAAGGCCAAGTATGGGAAGCGGCAATGTCTGCAGCCCATTATAAACTTGATAATTTATGTGCTATATTGGATAACAATGGTCTTCAAATAGATGGTTGGGTAAAAGACGTAATGCAAATCGAGCCTCTTGCTGCCAAATGGAAGGCTTTTGGTTGGACAGTAATAGAGATTGATGGACATGATTTCAAACAGATTTTTGAAGCTTTAGATAAAGCGGAAAAGATAAAAGAAAGACCTACAATCATCATTGCTCATACTATAAAAGGGAAGGGAGTATCATTTTTTGAAAATCAGGCCAAATATCATGGTGTAGCACCGAATACAGAAGAGTTGGAAATGGCTCTTAAGGAATTGGAGCATTAGGGGGAGAATATGAAAAAGGCAAGTACGCGTGAGGCTTATGGTAAGACCTTAGTGGAATTAGGAGAAAAAAATAGAGATATTGTAGTGTTGGATGCAGACCTTTCTGGCTCTACTAAAACACAGATGTTTGCTCAGAAATTTCCGGAAAGGTTTTTTAATATGGGAATTTCCGAACAAGATATGATGGGAACAGCTGCGGGATTAGCTGTTGCAGGTAAAATTCCCTTTGCTAGCACCTTTGCCATCTTTGCCACTGGACGAGCTTGGGAACAAATAAGGCAATCCATTGCCTATGCTGGATTAAATGTAAAAATCGTAGCTAGTCATGGTGGAATTACGGTAGGAGATGACGGTGGTTCACATCAGGCCTTAGAAGATGTAGCTTTGATGCGTATTCTGCCTAATATGACTGTTATTGTTCCAGCAGATGCCATAGAGATGGCTCAGGTAATTAGAACTATTACTGAGGAGTATTATGGACCGGTATATGTGAGGAGTTCCCGCATCGCCTTTCCTGTAATTTATGAAAATAAAAATTATTCTTTTAAAATAGGTAAAGCTGATATTGTTAGAGAAGGAGACGAACTTACTATTATTGCTATGGGGTTAATGGTTCATCATGCCCTCGCTGCTGCTTCTCTTCTTGCCCTTGAAGGAATAGAAGTTAGGGTAATTAATATGTCTACCATAAAGCCCATTGATGAGGAAATAATTATTGATTCAGCACAAAAGACAGGGCTTATAGTTACAGTGGAAGAACATTCTATAATAGGTGGTTTAGGGAGTGCAGTGTGTGAGGTGGTTTCGGAAAAATATCCTGTACCAGTGAAAAGAATGGGTATCAAAGACCGTTTTGGCATCTCAGGAAAGCCTGAAAAATTGCTTTCTTATTTTAAACTTACTCCCCAAGATATTGCTCAGGAAGCCAAGAAGCTGTTAAACAACAAACCTCGATTATTACGAGCTGCTAATTAAGGCTATCTTAAGCAGTATAGGAACTTTTTATTCTAGTTACAGATATCTAAGAGGCATTTTTTTTGCTAATTGAAGAAAATTTTTGTAGGCTTAGAGGATAAATATGAGGTTTGGAAGCAAAGTTAAAATTTTAGGTATGGTTTTAGCAGGCGGTAAAGGGGAAAGGCTTTATCCACTTACCCAACATCGGACAAAACCAGCTGTTCACTTTGGGGGCATTTATCGTTTAATAGATTTTGTTTTAAGCAATTTAGTAAATTCAGGTGTTTATTCTGTTTATGTATTAACTCAATACAAGGCCCAATCCCTCCTTCGTCACCTTCAGCATGGTTGGGTAAGCACCTATCCCATGAATAGTTTTTTTATTTTACCTGTGCCTGCCCAAATGAGAGTGCGGGAGACCTGGTATTTAGGCACAGCAGATGCAATTTATCAAAATATCTATCTTATTAAACAGTTTAAGCCTGACTTGGTTGCTATTTTTGGCGCAGACCATGTATACTTTATGGATATTCGTCAAATGATTAATTTTCATTTAGAAAAAAAGGCAGATGTGACTGTGGCTACCATCCCTTATCCTATTACTGAATGCCAACGATTTGGAGCAGTAGTGGTAGGAGAAGACTGGCAAGTTAAAGAATTTCAGGAAAAAGTGCCTAATCCCACACCTCTACCAAGCAATCCTCAAGAAGGGTTAGTATCCATGGGAAATTATATTTTTAATACTGAGGTGCTTTTTGAAGAGTTAGAAGTTGACGCTGAGGACGTAAATAGCTCCCACGATTTTGGTAGAGATATCCTACCCCGAATTTGCAATACCAGACGTGTTTTTGCCTATGACTTTCGCCAGAATAAAGTTCCTGGGATTCAAGGAAAAAATGTCTATTGGCGGGATGTAGGGACAATTGCAGCTTATTATGAAGCCAATATGGATTTGAAGAATCCATTACCAAAGTTAAATCTTTATAACCCTCAATGGCCGGTACGTTCAGTGAAATACCATGATCCACCGGCAAAGGTAGTGATTGATGCCCATGGACGAATTGGCCATTTAGAAAATAGCCTTATTGCTGGTGGTTCTATTGTTAGTGGAGGATGGGTGAGAGATTCTATCATTGGACGGAATGTATTTGTCAATAGTCGTGCCCTGATAGAAGAGTCAATTATTATTGGTAATGTGACCATTGAAGAAGGAGCCCAGATTAGGCGGGCAATTATAGATGAAGGAAATGTTATTGGGCAGGGAGAACAAGTAGGATATGATTTAAACAAAGATGCAGAAAGATTTTATCTTGATCCCATTTTAAAAGTTGTAGTAGTTAGGAAAAAAATGGAATAGTAAAAAGGAGTCTTTCAAGTTAGGTTAGCTAGATCAGTTTTTAAGGTATAAAGGGCAAGTTGTCTATGGTGAATCTACAACAATGATTTGGATATCCATTACATTAGTGCCAGTAGGTCCGGTGATGAAAAGTCCTCTTATTTTTTTAAAAAAGTTATAAGAATCATTGTTTTCTAAAAATCTCTCTGGATCAAGCCCTAAATCTTTAGCTTTATGAACAGTATCTCCATTCACTATTGCCCCAGCCGCATCAGTGGGGCCATCAGTGCCATCACTTCCTGCTGAAAGTAAAGTAATTCCCTTTTTGCCAGCGATTTCTAAAGCAAAGGCAAGGGCTAGTTCGGTATTTCTACCCCCTATGCCTGGTCCTTTTACAGTAACTGTAGTCTCTCCTCCGCTGATAAGAAAGAGAGGAAGATTAGGGGATGTTTTTTGGGTTTTTAATGCCAAATTAGCCAGAAATTTAGCTACTTCCCTAGCTTCACCACTAAGCTCTGCACTAATTATTTGGGCATTAAAACCAAGTTTAACTGCCTGATGTTTAATGGCCTGGAGTGCCTTTTTGTTGTTTCCTACGATAATATTGGTTACTTTTTTAAAGACCGGGTTGTCTTTCTTTAAAGTTTCAGGAATTATTCCTTTTTCACCTTTTCTCAAAAGGTCTAAGACGCTAGGTGGGACTTTTTTAAAAAGATTAAATTTTTTTAAGACTCTCAAGGCATGTTTATAAGTAGTTTCATCAGGAGCCGTAGGTCCTGAGGCGATGGTCTCTAAACGATCCCCGATTACATCTGAAAGTATAAAAGAAATAATTCTAGCCGGATAGCAATGTTCAGCCAATCTTCCTCCTTTGACTCTTGAAATGTGTTTTCTTACAGTATTAAGTTCTTCTATATCAGTTCCTGCTTTAAGCAAAAGTTTTGTTACATCCTTTTTTTCTTCTAAGGTTATTCCCTTATATGGGGCAACTAGCAAAGCCGAACCACCTCCAGAGATAAGACATAGCACCAGTGTTTTCTCTGTAGCATTTTTTTTCAAAAGCTCTATCATTCTATTTGTGGCCTTTAGTCCATTTTCATCTGGTATGGGGTGTGCGGCTTCCTCGATTTTTATATTTTTCAATGTTCCACCATGTCCATATTTAGTAATTACCAAACCATTAGTAAGCAAATCTCCCAGTGATTCTTCCACTGCTAAAGCCATTTGATAAGCTGCTTTCCCAAAACCAATAGTTAAAAGTGTTTCATATTTTCCTGTTTTATATTCAGACAAAACTTCACCTATATAGTTCTTCACTCCAGTATGAGGATCTACTGATTTTAATCCAGCAAAAAATAAATCTTTTAAGATATGTTTATAATCCATATAAAATTAATCCTTATTATCTTCTTCTACTGTCTCCAACAATCGGTCAAAAAAGTCAGGAATAGCCGAGACTATCCGGCTCCAGTTAGGAATAAGAGGAATGCCTAAGGGGTCTTCCAAAATTTGTTCCCCAGCAATGGTGACACTATTGGCAAATTCTTCAACAGCTAATGCTTCTCCGTGTCTATCAAAGTAAAGAGAGTTTATCAAGGCATCGTTGTGATATTTTCTCAGGGCAGTTTGTGCTTCTCTTACATAAGTTGCTTTTAGTGTTTTAAAAAAACCTTCTGAAAAAATTACCCCCTCACTTGCTAAGGTTCTAAATAGGTTTTTGGCAATATCCACAGTCATTTTTAAAAGTCCCCTTGAAGCATTTTTAGGAAAGATTTCCTGATGTTTGTGCTCATAAGTGTCAGCCAGGTCTACCTGACAAATGTTTCTTAAAGAGCAATTTCTGTAGACTTCTCCTAAGACACCAATCTCTAGTCCCCAATCTCCTGGAATCCTATTTCTCCAGGCTAGACTAGCAGTCATAGCAAATTCGCCTGCTAAAAGATAACGAAAGCTATCCAAGTAAAGAAGAAAAGGAGTGATTCCCAAGGTTTTCATTAAGGCGCGGATAAGAGGAGTAACAAACAGACGTGTTACTCGCCCATGGAGGCGGTCAGTAACTCGACTATAATAACCCTTACAAAATTCGAAATTTAAGCTAGGACTGGTCACAGGATAACACAATCTGGTAAGTATTTCTTTATTATAAGTTAAAATATCACAGTCATGACAAACAATGATCTGAGATTTCTCAGAAGCTAAAACATAGCCGTAAGCCATCCAAGTACCCAATCCTTTTCCTCTTTCCCAGCAGCAGAATTCCTCTCCTAATTTTCCATAAAGACTTTGCATTCTTGGTCCATCATTCCAAATAATAGCAGTTTTTTGGGGCAAACGTGAAAAGAATTTTTTGGCAAACAGAAATTCTTCCTTATTTGCTTGGTCTAAACTGATTATAATTTGTTCTATATAAGGAACTGTGCAAAGTTCATCAATAATTTTAGGTAAGGCATTTCCTTTAAGCTCACTAAAAAGAGAAGGTAATACCAAGGCAATAGGACGATGCTTTGTATATTCTATTAGCTCATTCTCTAAAATTTTTTCATTATCTCGGTTTAAACGATGGAGGGTAGTAATGACCCCATTTTGAAAAAAATCGCCCATATCTACCTCCTTAAAATGTTATATATTGCTTCAGACCATCCTCCGGGCCCTATTCTTTGAGTATAGTAAACATTTTCTAAATCGCACACTTGGTATTTTCCTGATTTTCTTCTTACCACTACTGGAATATCCACTTCTTTTAACATAGGAATATCATTTGGGCTATCTCCAATGCCAACAGAGATAATCGTCTTATGAAGATAAGTTTGTTGATAAATAGACTTTAAAATTTGAACTGCCTTACCTTTATCACTTCCCCAGCTAATACTATAAAATCTATTTCCTTTGGTAAGTTTAAGCCCATATTTTTTAATCGCTTCTTCTAGCAAAAAAAATTTATACTTATCGTTTTTGAAAATAAATGGTTCTGAATATTCTCGCTGGGCAGCCAATTTTGCTTCTTCTAAAGGTAAGCCACTAAGTTTGGAAATCTCCTTAGCTTCCATTTGAGAAAAACCTTTTATTTGGAAACCTAATCGGTTCAAGATTTCTTGAAATTTCTTTTTTATAACCTCATGAGGTTTGCCTATTTCAATTACCTGGTATTTATCTATCACTTTATATTCAAAATCATGAAGATTGAGCTTTGTTTTTGGAATAAATATGGCACCTCCATTTTCAGGAATAAATGGGTAAGTCATAATATCCATTTTTTCTCTATATAATTCCATTTCAAACCATGTCTTACTAGAACACAAAATGAGGGGAATTTCTTTTTCTTTCAGAAACTCAATAGCCTCAGTGGCTTCTTGGAAACTATAAGTATCCTCATCTAGTAAAGTTCCATCTAAATCAGAAAAAATAAGATACATCAATTTTTCTGGCATAAATTGAGTTTTAACCTAGGAAAGGGAAATTAGCAAGAAAAAATTCTTAGTTGGTTGTCTTTGTTAATAAAACCTTTTATATTAAATTTATCAAAAAAATTAAGAAGGATAATATATGCTAAAACTTGTTTTTCTGGATGGAAATACGGTAGGAGATGTAGATTTAAGTGGTTTAAAAAGATTTGGTGATTTAGAAGTATTTCCCTTGACTAAAAGCAATGAAGTATCCTCTCGGATTAAACAGGCTGATATTGTGATTACTAATAAAGTGAAAATAGACAAAGAAGCAATGAGACAAGCAACTAAACTAAAGCTTATTTGTATTGCCGCTACAGGAACAGACCATGTTGATTTAGCTTATGCTAGAAAAAAAGGAATTGTGGTTACTAATGTAGCGGGGTATTCCACTCAAAGTGTAGTCAATGTGACTTTTGCTATGTTTTTTTATTTGCTTACCCATCTGCGATATTATGATAATTATGTCAAAACCGGAGAATATGCCAAGAGTGACATATTTACTAATTTAGATGAACCTTTTTGGGAGCTCCAGGGCAAAAGATGGGGAATTATAGGCCTAGGAAACATAGGCACTGCTGTAGCTAGAGTGGCCCGTTGTTTTGGTTGTGAAGTGGTTTATTATTCTACTTCAGGAAAACATGTTGATAAAGAATTTAAAAGGGTTTCTCTTGAAGAATTATTAAAATTCGCTGATGTGGTTTCCATTCATGCCCCTTTAAATACAAATACCAGAGATTTAATCACTTATTATGAATTAAAATTAATGAAAAAAACAGCTATCCTCTTAAACTTAGGTAGAGGGGGAATAGTAAACGAAAGAGATTTGGCTAGAGCATTGAACGAAGATTTAATTGCCGCTGCAGGCTTGGATGTTCTTGAAAGGGAGCCTATAGAGAAAAATAGTCCTCTTTTGAATATAAAAAACAAGGAGAAAATTTTGATAACTCCACATATTGCCTGGGCCAGTTTAGAATCAAGAAAAAGGCTTATAAACCAGATTATATTGAATATCCAAGCCTTTTTGGAAGGTAAAGAAAGAAATAAAATAATTTAAAATATAAAACTTATTTAATTTTATTAGCAAGTAGTCTAAACTTTTCTTTCTTTGTTTCCCATATTTTGAGAAGATATTCTTTTTGTTCTTCAAAGATTTGGGCTTGTTTTTCCACTAGTTCTTCGGCCTCCTGATTGCTCATACTCCATGTTTCCACAATGAAAGAGGCTACCCGTCCATAATAAAGGGGTTCCATTATATTTATCAAATTATGACGGTTAATTGGCCAGTAATGAAAAGTAGCAGCTAATTCATAAAGAATTCTGGCCCATATTTCTGTAGGTATATGGAATTTTTTAATGGGCAGTCTGGAGACTGTTTTGATCGTTTCATAAGTATCTGGATCAAGAATTTCTTTCCATAAAGATTTAAATTGCTTAAAGCCTATTTTAAAATAATATATTAATCTTTTTAAATCTATCTTAATAGGTTCGGGTTCCATAAAACTATAACAACCAAAGTTCTTCACTGTAACACTGTTTTTGATTTTTTTCCAATATGTTTCATGTTCTTCCATTAAGGAAAATAGAGTCCACATGACTTGGCGAAACATAGGACCTAAATGAACAGCCGGGTCTTTAGCCTCGTGAACTTTCACTCCCAAACAAGCTTGACAGATTTCAAACTGGTTGAAGATAGCCTCAGTGGTCATCCAAATATCTACTCCAAAACGAGCTACATCTGTATCCCATACAGGCTGAGAAATGTAAAAATCAGCTACTTCTTTAGAGAAGGCAAAATCGCCACCAATAGGTTGGCGAATCCTTTTGCCATATAAAGCCCTGATTAAGTAATATACAATGTTGTTAGTAATA contains these protein-coding regions:
- a CDS encoding GspMb/PilO family protein, producing MKLITQFRYLLKNKEKRYLIIVISLVFLGVIIFHIKWVLPLQTEINILREKINSKKALIQKYNEQISYYKPKLSSLKKELRELKIEREKWFSAQEPYKLAASIEQKLKPLAEEGELEINNYQVLGEKEREGFKEIRIRFDLKTHIRGITELLEKIEALKGIYISEFSITKLRYGIKKYDLRVRLVCAKLVYG
- the gspD gene encoding type II secretion system secretin GspD, translated to MCKISLWLIVFIVIILSNCPPIVSEVINQDPPSRQIRVSPKEPRPEKKVEPSQEKKMPTERIKKKGGPQKIELNFEGAPLTEVIRVILGDYLNKNYTVQPNLNPGLTLFIRGKYTDTELFNFLRQALNLNNIDIIEKEGMYFLVRKEKAAQFGLTIVKGKEQLEKMKEPAILIYRLSYIEPEVALKTIKPFLSSGSPTVVNKAISGIILADEVENIKTALKLLQTLDSFLLKDVYIETIPLKNMDAETVVEKVKNVFSDLSILKNNPKLKENTLIMPIEKTNYVLVVTLNPELLSELKKWIEVLDSIKITEEQNLYVRFIENGLAKDIADILNEVYETGVAKISEKATETTAKTEKKKIVAAKLPSQGLPSGQVTGKIKIIADEINNALVILATPQDYKIIERAIKALDIMPREVLLEVLVAEVSLRGSIEQGVEWWLKKRGVDVGRMDVSFGGEPPKPEEFKPSQALSLYFGSLSENVLSLLTLLSDISEVNVIASPTVLAIDHKEAKITVGGEVPTVSSTITGIEATAGQVAASIQYMPYGTILTVTPHISSAGVVRMEVKQEFSDVAKTKVAGQETYEKFTREVETNLVAKDGQTVVIGGLIRTKIDKTRSGIPILMDIPILRYLFSSNTYKREKTEVLISITPHVIKRGKTAVQVSEVFLDKVKGLKKLLEKK
- a CDS encoding transketolase — its product is MRDIDYLQRLSKQIRKDILIMLHKAGSGHTGGSLSAVELLIALFWGKLRQDPKNPHWSERDRFVLSKGHAAPALYAILAHLGYFPKEELFHLRELGARLQGHPDCKFTPGIEVPTGSLGQGLSMANGMAIATRLDKLSTRVYVLLGDGEVQEGQVWEAAMSAAHYKLDNLCAILDNNGLQIDGWVKDVMQIEPLAAKWKAFGWTVIEIDGHDFKQIFEALDKAEKIKERPTIIIAHTIKGKGVSFFENQAKYHGVAPNTEELEMALKELEH
- a CDS encoding transketolase family protein, with translation MKKASTREAYGKTLVELGEKNRDIVVLDADLSGSTKTQMFAQKFPERFFNMGISEQDMMGTAAGLAVAGKIPFASTFAIFATGRAWEQIRQSIAYAGLNVKIVASHGGITVGDDGGSHQALEDVALMRILPNMTVIVPADAIEMAQVIRTITEEYYGPVYVRSSRIAFPVIYENKNYSFKIGKADIVREGDELTIIAMGLMVHHALAAASLLALEGIEVRVINMSTIKPIDEEIIIDSAQKTGLIVTVEEHSIIGGLGSAVCEVVSEKYPVPVKRMGIKDRFGISGKPEKLLSYFKLTPQDIAQEAKKLLNNKPRLLRAAN
- the glgC gene encoding glucose-1-phosphate adenylyltransferase; this translates as MRFGSKVKILGMVLAGGKGERLYPLTQHRTKPAVHFGGIYRLIDFVLSNLVNSGVYSVYVLTQYKAQSLLRHLQHGWVSTYPMNSFFILPVPAQMRVRETWYLGTADAIYQNIYLIKQFKPDLVAIFGADHVYFMDIRQMINFHLEKKADVTVATIPYPITECQRFGAVVVGEDWQVKEFQEKVPNPTPLPSNPQEGLVSMGNYIFNTEVLFEELEVDAEDVNSSHDFGRDILPRICNTRRVFAYDFRQNKVPGIQGKNVYWRDVGTIAAYYEANMDLKNPLPKLNLYNPQWPVRSVKYHDPPAKVVIDAHGRIGHLENSLIAGGSIVSGGWVRDSIIGRNVFVNSRALIEESIIIGNVTIEEGAQIRRAIIDEGNVIGQGEQVGYDLNKDAERFYLDPILKVVVVRKKME
- a CDS encoding glycerate kinase type-2 family protein — encoded protein: MDYKHILKDLFFAGLKSVDPHTGVKNYIGEVLSEYKTGKYETLLTIGFGKAAYQMALAVEESLGDLLTNGLVITKYGHGGTLKNIKIEEAAHPIPDENGLKATNRMIELLKKNATEKTLVLCLISGGGSALLVAPYKGITLEEKKDVTKLLLKAGTDIEELNTVRKHISRVKGGRLAEHCYPARIISFILSDVIGDRLETIASGPTAPDETTYKHALRVLKKFNLFKKVPPSVLDLLRKGEKGIIPETLKKDNPVFKKVTNIIVGNNKKALQAIKHQAVKLGFNAQIISAELSGEAREVAKFLANLALKTQKTSPNLPLFLISGGETTVTVKGPGIGGRNTELALAFALEIAGKKGITLLSAGSDGTDGPTDAAGAIVNGDTVHKAKDLGLDPERFLENNDSYNFFKKIRGLFITGPTGTNVMDIQIIVVDSP
- a CDS encoding glycosyl transferase encodes the protein MGDFFQNGVITTLHRLNRDNEKILENELIEYTKHRPIALVLPSLFSELKGNALPKIIDELCTVPYIEQIIISLDQANKEEFLFAKKFFSRLPQKTAIIWNDGPRMQSLYGKLGEEFCCWERGKGLGTWMAYGYVLASEKSQIIVCHDCDILTYNKEILTRLCYPVTSPSLNFEFCKGYYSRVTDRLHGRVTRLFVTPLIRALMKTLGITPFLLYLDSFRYLLAGEFAMTASLAWRNRIPGDWGLEIGVLGEVYRNCSLRNICQVDLADTYEHKHQEIFPKNASRGLLKMTVDIAKNLFRTLASEGVIFSEGFFKTLKATYVREAQTALRKYHNDALINSLYFDRHGEALAVEEFANSVTIAGEQILEDPLGIPLIPNWSRIVSAIPDFFDRLLETVEEDNKD
- a CDS encoding HAD-IIB family hydrolase, whose translation is MPEKLMYLIFSDLDGTLLDEDTYSFQEATEAIEFLKEKEIPLILCSSKTWFEMELYREKMDIMTYPFIPENGGAIFIPKTKLNLHDFEYKVIDKYQVIEIGKPHEVIKKKFQEILNRLGFQIKGFSQMEAKEISKLSGLPLEEAKLAAQREYSEPFIFKNDKYKFFLLEEAIKKYGLKLTKGNRFYSISWGSDKGKAVQILKSIYQQTYLHKTIISVGIGDSPNDIPMLKEVDIPVVVRRKSGKYQVCDLENVYYTQRIGPGGWSEAIYNILRR
- a CDS encoding D-2-hydroxyacid dehydrogenase; the protein is MLKLVFLDGNTVGDVDLSGLKRFGDLEVFPLTKSNEVSSRIKQADIVITNKVKIDKEAMRQATKLKLICIAATGTDHVDLAYARKKGIVVTNVAGYSTQSVVNVTFAMFFYLLTHLRYYDNYVKTGEYAKSDIFTNLDEPFWELQGKRWGIIGLGNIGTAVARVARCFGCEVVYYSTSGKHVDKEFKRVSLEELLKFADVVSIHAPLNTNTRDLITYYELKLMKKTAILLNLGRGGIVNERDLARALNEDLIAAAGLDVLEREPIEKNSPLLNIKNKEKILITPHIAWASLESRKRLINQIILNIQAFLEGKERNKII